A region from the Triticum urartu cultivar G1812 chromosome 1, Tu2.1, whole genome shotgun sequence genome encodes:
- the LOC125542813 gene encoding PH, RCC1 and FYVE domains-containing protein 1-like: protein MYTKGPPLDVLRASISSAPSTSSHGSAQDDCDSLGDVYVWGEVVCDNSARTSSDTVIRSTGKTDFLLPKPLESNLVLDVYHVDCGVRHASLVTRNGEVFTWGEDSGGRLGHGTREDSVHPRLVESLAACNIDFVACGEFHTCAVTTTGELYTWGDGTHNVGLLGHGTDVGHWIPRRISGPLEGLQIAYVSCGTWHTALITSMGQLFTFGDGSFGVLGHGDLKSISCPREVESLSGLKTIAVACGVWHTAAIVEVIVTQSSATVSAGKLFTWGDGDKHRLGHGDKEARLKPTCVASLIDYDFYRVACGHSLTVGLTTSGKVWTMGNSVYGQLGNLNSDGRPCLVEDKIASEHVLQIACGSYHVAVLTSRSEVFTWGKGANGRLGHGDIEDRKVPTTVEALRDRAVRHIACGANFTAAICLHKWVSGADQSQCSSCRQPFGFTRKRHNCYNCGLVHCNACTSRKALRAALAPSPGKLHRVCDSCYSKLKNASSSANKKDLAPGESNGEARVGKSILSSNMDMIRSLDSKAAKQGKKTDALSFLRNPQVSSLLQLRDIAFSGGADLNRPAAPRAARTPAARSVTSSRAVSPFSRRSSPPRSTTPVPTTHGLSLSKSATDNLVKANELLSQEVERLRAQVDSLRNRCDHHELELHKSAKKVQEAMTLVAEESAKSKAAKEVIKSLTAQLKDMAERLPPEHGAYDFNEAKQVHVPNGVEPHVATYSSMNGKVHQARNELLNAPSTNSGRSPHSNGGISNQHKLLGNISENSEGSTHSLRITSPHGSDRPHRRAHSNSDEMLSASSRGDDNVSIDARSLQNGDDSYKPRGTISISSNQVQAEWIEQYEPGVYITLTTLRDGTRDLKRVRFSRRRFGEHQAENWWNENREKVYEKYNVRSSERVSSAASTRSAY from the exons ATGTACACAAAGGGGCCACCATTGGATGTTCTTAGAGCAAGCATTTCTAGTGCCCCTAGCACATCCAGCCATGGTTCTGCACAAGATGACTGTGACTCCTTAGGTGATGTCTATGTGTGGGGTGAGGTTGTTTGTGACAACTCTGCACGAACCAGTTCCGACACTGTAATCAGATCAACTGGGAAGACTGATTTCCTCCTCCCAAAGCCATTGGAGTCCAATTTAGTCCTTGATGTGTACCATGTGGATTGTGGGGTCAGGCATGCCTCATTGGTGACAAGAAATGGAGAAGTTTTTACATGGGGTGAAGATTCTGGAGGCCGCCTTGGCCATGGAACACGGGAAGATTCTGTGCACCCTCGTCTTGTCGAGTCTTTAGCAGCTTGCAACATAGATTTTGTTGCCTGTGGGGAGTTCCATACCTGTGCTGTAACGACAACGGGCGAGCTTTATACCTGGGGTGATGGAACTCACAATGTTGGACTTCTAGGACATGGCACTGATGTAGGACACTGGATACCCAGGAGGATTTCTGGACCACTGGAAGGTCTCCAAATTGCCTATGTTTCTTGTGGGACCTGGCATACAGCCTTGATCACATCAATGGGCCAACTGTTCACCTTTGGAGACGGTTCATTTGGGGTGTTAGGCCATGGAGATCTGAAGAGCATTTCGTGTCCAAGGGAGGTAGAGTCATTGTCAGGGCTGAAGACAATCGCAGTTGCATGCGGTGTGTGGCACACTGCAGCCATTGTAGAGGTTATTGTCACTCAGTCCAGCGCGACCGTGTCTGCTGGGAAGCTATTCACATGGGGAGACGGCGACAAGCACCGACTCGGTCACGGTGATAAGGAGGCACGGCTTAAGCCTACCTGTGTGGCTTCCCTTATTGATTATGATTTTTACAGGGTAGCATGTGGCCACAGTCTTACTGTAGGCTTGACAACTTCTGGCAAAGTGTGGACCATGGGCAATTCTGTTTATGGCCAGCTCGGAAATCTTAATTCAGATGGGAGGCCATGTTTAGTTGAAGATAAGATTGCAAGTGAACATGTTCTCCAGATCGCTTGTGGATCCTACCATGTTGCGGTTTTGACAAGTAGAAGTGAAGTTTTTACATGGGGCAAAGGAGCTAATGGGAGATTGGGCCATGGAGATATAGAGGACCGGAAGGTACCCACAACGGTCGAGGCATTGAGAGACAGAGCTGTTAGGCACATAGCCTGTGGTGCAAACTTCACTGCTGCCATATGCCTGCACAAATGGGTCTCTGGAGCCGATCAGTCCCAGTGCTCCTCGTGTCGGCAGCCATTCGGGTTTACTCGAAAGAGGCATAACTGCTACAACTGTGGACTTGTCCACTGCAATGCATGCACCTCACGGAAGGCGTTGAGAGCGGCATTGGCTCCGAGTCCCGGGAAGCTTCACCGCGTTTGTGATTCCTGCTACTCCAAGTTAAAGAATGCCTCTAGTTCAGCTAATAAGAAAGACCTTGCTCCAGGTGAAAGCAATGGAGAAGCTAGAGTAGGAAAATCCATCCTTTCTAGTAATATGGACATGATTAGAAGTTTGGACAGTAAGGCAGCAAAACAGGGGAAGAAGACTGATGCACTGTCATTTCTCCGGAATCCTCAAGTTAGTTCGCTGCTGCAGCTGAGAGATATCGCTTTCTCCGGTGGCGCGGATCTCAATAGACCAGCGGCTCCGAGAGCGGCGCGAACACCAGCGGCCCGGTCGGTAACCAGTTCAAGAGCCGTTTCCCCTTTCTCTCGCAGGTCTAGCCCGCCACGTTCTACAACACCAGTTCCAACAACTCATGGTCTTTCTCTCTCGAAAAGTGCCACCGATAATCTGGTGAAAGCAAACGAGCTCTTAAGCCAGGAAGTTGAGAGGCTGCGTGCACAG GTTGACAGCCTGAGAAATCGCTGTGACCATCATGAACTCGAACTGCATAAGTCAGCCAAGAAAGTACAAGAGGCCATGACACTGGTTGCAGAGGAGTCTGCAAAATCCAAAGCTGCAAAGGAGGTTATAAAATCTCTAACGGCACAG CTGAAGGACATGGCTGAGAGGTTACCACCAGAACATGGAGCTTATGATTTCAATGAAGCAAAGCAAGTACATGTTCCAAACGGTGTCGAGCCACATGTCGCTACCTACTCTAGCATGAATGGAAAAGTTCACCAAGCAAGGAATGAGTTGCTCAATGCACCTAGTACAAACTCTGGGCGGTCGCCGCATTCAAATGGAGGAATCTCAAATCAACACAAATTACTAGGCAATATTAGTGAAAATAGTGAAGGCAGCACTCACAGCCTTAGAATTACCAGTCCTCACGGATCGGATCGCCCTCACCGAAGAGCCCACAGCAATAGTGATGAGATGCTGTCTGCAAGTAGCAGAGGTGATGATAATGTCAGCATAGATGCTAGGTCCCTTCAAAATGGTGACGACAGCTACAAACCTCGAGGAACAATATCAATATCCAGCAACCAAGTACAGGCTGAGTGGATCGAGCAGTATGAACCAGGTGTTTACATAACTCTCACGACCCTCCGTGATGGGACTCGGGATCTGAAGAGGGTTCGCTTCAG CCGAAGGCGCTTTGGGGAGCATCAGGCTGAAAATTGGTGGAACGAGAACCGCGAGAAAGTGTACGAGAAATACAACGTGAGGAGCTCCGAACGGGTATCGTCAGCAGCCTCAACCCGGTCGGCCTATTAG